A single window of Pyxidicoccus xibeiensis DNA harbors:
- a CDS encoding dihydrofolate reductase family protein, producing the protein MRKVKYHVASSLDGFIAHEDDSYGAFLQERLVKDSEHISDYIASFATYDTVLLGRRTYELGLKQGAADPYPNMVPYVFTRTMKERPHPKVKLVSENATGVVRELKVQEGKDIYLCGGNQLASLLLEAGLVDEVLVKLSPLLLGSGVPLSSKLKGFKSLELLSTKVYKNGVLLLRYAVLPEGAPGTNVVTPPGMPPAE; encoded by the coding sequence ATGCGTAAAGTCAAATACCACGTCGCTTCCAGCCTCGACGGCTTCATCGCCCACGAGGACGACAGCTACGGCGCCTTCCTGCAGGAGCGCCTCGTGAAGGACAGCGAGCACATCAGTGACTACATCGCTTCCTTCGCCACGTACGACACCGTCCTGCTGGGCCGCCGCACGTATGAGCTCGGCCTGAAGCAGGGGGCGGCGGACCCCTATCCGAACATGGTGCCGTATGTCTTCACGCGCACCATGAAGGAGCGCCCGCACCCGAAGGTGAAGCTCGTCTCGGAGAATGCCACGGGCGTCGTCCGGGAGCTGAAGGTGCAGGAGGGCAAGGACATCTACCTGTGCGGCGGCAACCAGCTCGCGTCCCTCCTGCTGGAGGCGGGGCTCGTCGACGAGGTGCTGGTGAAGCTGAGCCCGCTGCTGCTGGGCTCGGGTGTCCCCCTCTCCTCGAAGCTGAAGGGCTTCAAGAGCCTCGAGCTGCTGTCCACCAAGGTCTACAAGAATGGCGTGCTGCTGCTGCGCTACGCCGTGCTGCCCGAGGGCGCGCCGGGGACGAACGTCGTGACGCCGCCGGGAATGCCCCCGGCGGAGTGA
- a CDS encoding glycosyl hydrolase family 18 protein has translation MLAVGVQAAACGGASEFQGMTPEGAAPEVPAPEASPPDATLRTVEAAAVGDTTLYADALGTGWADWSWATRNLAVTTPVASGTRALSATFGPWTGLYFHNAGVPTAGLEFLELQVHGGVTANPTLTAYASVANQARPTVGVNRYCDGGTIKAGAWTRCRVPLSALGAANVTLDGIVLMEGAGRTLPVVYFDNLRLGAAATAPSVPAGLTATPSAVDVALSWNTVTGATGYHVYRSPTQTGTYTKLTAAPVTTAAYRDAAVSSGATYWYAVSAVGTGGESARTTAISVVVRPPQQTVSVAVTPTSASLTTGATRAFTATVTGSTNTAVTWSATGGTITNAGQYTAPGTAGTYQVTATAQADTTKRATATVTVTAPTPGGTGKWVSGYYTGWNADMYPPEKVDFSAMTHIMVGRATPRPDGTLSTAFDNSNGPAMARTLSTRAHAAGRKAIIMVGGAGEHANWVGAASNANRAKFVQNLLSAMDSLGYDGLDIDWEPVEAADKPNLLALVKELRAARPNMLLTFPIGWINTNMPGDADPWFAQLAPYLDQINVMSYEMIGPWDGWQSWYTSALYAHAGNRPTSVSASLQGWANAGIPKAKLGMGIPFYGMAWRNITGPYQNFTNWSDYVGSDNSFTYKKILQLSASGTYQWDAVAGASWVKFNTPVEDGTVRWISYDSPQAIAAKGAYARDNGYGGTIIWTINQGCTDPVTGANPLLSAVKDAFLK, from the coding sequence ATGTTGGCCGTTGGCGTTCAGGCCGCCGCATGCGGTGGCGCATCCGAATTTCAAGGCATGACTCCGGAGGGCGCCGCCCCGGAAGTTCCCGCCCCCGAAGCCTCTCCTCCCGACGCCACGCTCCGCACCGTCGAAGCCGCCGCGGTGGGCGACACGACGCTGTACGCCGACGCGCTCGGCACGGGCTGGGCGGACTGGTCCTGGGCCACGCGCAACCTCGCGGTGACGACGCCCGTGGCCTCCGGCACGCGGGCTCTCTCCGCGACGTTCGGCCCCTGGACGGGCCTCTACTTCCACAACGCGGGCGTGCCCACCGCCGGGCTCGAGTTCCTGGAGCTCCAGGTCCACGGCGGCGTGACGGCCAATCCCACCCTCACCGCGTATGCCAGCGTCGCCAACCAGGCGCGCCCCACGGTGGGCGTCAACCGGTACTGTGACGGCGGCACCATCAAGGCCGGAGCCTGGACGCGCTGCCGCGTGCCGCTGTCGGCGCTCGGCGCGGCCAACGTCACCCTGGACGGCATCGTCCTGATGGAGGGCGCCGGCCGCACGCTGCCGGTGGTGTACTTCGACAACCTCCGCCTCGGCGCCGCCGCGACCGCGCCGTCGGTGCCGGCCGGGCTGACGGCCACGCCGTCCGCCGTGGACGTCGCCCTGTCGTGGAACACCGTCACCGGCGCGACGGGCTACCACGTCTATCGCTCGCCGACGCAGACGGGCACGTACACGAAGCTGACCGCGGCCCCCGTCACCACCGCGGCCTACCGTGACGCCGCCGTCTCCTCCGGCGCCACGTACTGGTACGCGGTGTCCGCGGTGGGCACCGGCGGAGAGAGCGCTCGCACCACGGCCATCTCCGTCGTCGTCCGGCCCCCGCAGCAGACGGTCAGCGTCGCCGTGACGCCCACCAGCGCGTCGCTCACCACGGGCGCCACGCGCGCCTTCACGGCCACCGTGACGGGCAGCACCAACACCGCCGTCACCTGGTCCGCCACGGGCGGCACCATCACCAACGCCGGCCAGTACACCGCGCCGGGGACGGCGGGCACCTACCAGGTCACCGCCACCGCCCAGGCGGACACCACCAAGAGGGCCACCGCCACCGTCACCGTCACCGCGCCCACGCCGGGTGGCACCGGCAAGTGGGTGTCCGGCTACTACACCGGCTGGAACGCGGACATGTACCCGCCGGAGAAGGTGGACTTCAGCGCGATGACGCACATCATGGTCGGCCGCGCCACGCCCCGCCCGGACGGCACGCTGAGCACCGCCTTCGACAACTCGAATGGCCCGGCCATGGCGCGCACGCTGTCGACGCGGGCCCACGCGGCCGGACGCAAGGCCATCATCATGGTGGGCGGCGCCGGTGAGCACGCCAACTGGGTGGGCGCGGCCTCCAACGCGAACCGCGCGAAGTTCGTGCAGAACCTCCTCTCCGCCATGGACAGCCTCGGCTACGACGGGCTCGACATCGACTGGGAGCCCGTGGAGGCGGCCGACAAGCCCAACCTGCTCGCGCTGGTGAAGGAGCTGCGCGCGGCCCGGCCCAACATGCTGCTCACCTTCCCCATCGGGTGGATCAACACCAACATGCCCGGTGACGCGGACCCCTGGTTCGCGCAGCTGGCGCCCTACCTGGACCAGATCAACGTCATGTCCTACGAGATGATTGGCCCGTGGGACGGCTGGCAGTCCTGGTACACCTCCGCGCTGTACGCGCACGCCGGCAACCGCCCCACGTCCGTCTCCGCCAGCCTCCAGGGCTGGGCGAACGCGGGCATCCCCAAGGCGAAGCTGGGCATGGGCATCCCCTTCTACGGGATGGCCTGGCGCAACATCACCGGCCCCTACCAGAACTTCACCAACTGGTCCGACTACGTGGGCAGCGACAACTCCTTCACGTACAAGAAAATCCTCCAGCTCTCCGCCTCCGGCACGTACCAGTGGGACGCGGTGGCCGGCGCCAGCTGGGTGAAGTTCAACACGCCCGTGGAGGACGGCACCGTGCGGTGGATTTCCTATGACAGCCCGCAGGCCATCGCCGCCAAGGGCGCGTACGCCCGCGACAACGGCTACGGCGGCACCATCATCTGGACCATCAACCAGGGCTGCACCGACCCGGTCACCGGCGCCAACCCGCTGCTGAGCGCGGTGAAGGACGCCTTCCTGAAGTAG
- a CDS encoding PAS domain-containing sensor histidine kinase, with translation MDDSHDLASGTGGITYTRGMSPARDTEDQLRLLIASVTDYAILTLDERGYIASWNPGAERIKGYRAEEILGQHFSRFYPPEDVARGKPRWELEQAVRKGRFEDEGWRVRKDGTRFWANVVITALFGEDGLLRGFGKVTRDFTQRKEAEEQRELDRLREALRIRDEFLSVASHELKTPLTPLQLRLTSLQRTLENNPESLSGERLARDLDVANRQVRKLADLIEDLLDVSRLSVGKLLVEPEPVDLTALTREVLVRYGPQAAQAGCLIDVEAPGPIEGRWDRRRLDQAVTNLVTNAMKYGAGKPIHVRVGVDEGLAVLRVRDEGIGIAPEHQHRIFERFMRAVSERNYGGLGLGLFITQQIVEAHGGSIDVQSQPGQGAAFILRLPLAPPPRGN, from the coding sequence TTGGACGACAGCCACGACCTCGCTTCGGGCACCGGGGGCATCACCTACACCCGAGGTATGTCCCCCGCCCGGGACACGGAGGACCAGCTCCGGCTGCTCATCGCCAGCGTCACCGACTACGCCATCCTGACGCTCGATGAGCGGGGCTACATCGCCAGCTGGAACCCGGGGGCGGAGCGCATCAAGGGCTACCGGGCCGAGGAAATCCTGGGCCAGCACTTCAGCCGGTTCTACCCGCCGGAGGACGTGGCCCGGGGCAAGCCCCGATGGGAGCTGGAGCAGGCCGTCCGCAAGGGCCGCTTCGAGGACGAGGGCTGGCGCGTGCGCAAGGACGGCACCCGCTTCTGGGCCAACGTCGTCATCACCGCCCTCTTCGGCGAGGACGGGCTGCTGCGCGGCTTCGGCAAGGTGACGCGCGACTTCACCCAGCGGAAGGAAGCCGAGGAGCAGCGCGAGCTGGACCGCCTGCGCGAGGCCCTGCGCATCCGCGACGAGTTCCTGTCCGTCGCCTCCCACGAGCTGAAGACGCCGCTCACGCCCCTGCAGCTCAGGCTGACCAGCCTGCAGCGCACCCTCGAGAACAATCCGGAGTCCCTGTCCGGGGAGCGGCTGGCCCGGGACCTGGACGTCGCGAACCGCCAGGTGCGCAAGCTCGCGGACCTCATCGAGGACCTGCTGGACGTGTCGCGCCTCAGCGTGGGCAAGCTCCTGGTGGAGCCCGAGCCCGTGGACCTCACCGCGCTCACCCGCGAGGTGCTGGTGCGCTACGGGCCCCAGGCGGCGCAGGCCGGCTGCCTCATCGACGTCGAGGCCCCGGGGCCCATCGAGGGCCGGTGGGACCGGCGGCGGCTCGACCAGGCCGTGACGAACCTCGTCACCAACGCGATGAAGTACGGGGCCGGCAAGCCCATCCACGTCCGGGTCGGCGTGGACGAGGGCCTGGCCGTGCTGAGGGTGCGGGACGAGGGCATCGGCATCGCCCCGGAGCATCAGCACCGCATCTTCGAGCGCTTCATGCGCGCGGTCTCCGAGCGCAACTATGGCGGGCTGGGCCTGGGCCTCTTCATCACCCAGCAGATTGTCGAGGCCCACGGCGGGAGCATCGACGTCCAGAGCCAGCCGGGCCAGGGCGCGGCCTTCATCCTCCGGCTGCCACTCGCCCCTCCTCCGCGCGGCAACTGA
- the radA gene encoding DNA repair protein RadA, translating to MAKAKTHYSCQACGYQTAKWLGKCPDCGAWSSLVEETEAKVDDKRPAWGASGGATRPVLLKEVSGETETRRRTGIAEFDRVLGGGVVGGSLVLLGGDPGIGKSTLLLAALDKLARHGPVLYVSGEESLRQTKMRAERLRVEGDAIHLFAETDAERVLAATEALKPQALVVDSIQTMYLPELGNAPGSITQVREVAGRLMAYAKRSGVPTFLVGHVTKEGSIAGPRVLEHMVDTVLYFEGERGHPFRILRAHKNRFGSTNEIGVFEMKGAGLVEVADPSALFLSERPVGKSGSVVTSTLNGTRPLLVEVQALVAPTGYGTARRTAIGVDGNRVALLAAVLEKKEEIPLVGCDLFVNVAGGMQLNEPACDLAVCAALVSSLQNRPLDAKTLVLGEVGLAGEVRAVGQVEPRLAEAAKMGFQRVVMPAGSARRLEKGASKMQVVGVETLGEALSAMFD from the coding sequence ATGGCGAAGGCGAAGACGCACTACTCCTGCCAGGCGTGCGGGTACCAGACGGCGAAGTGGCTCGGGAAGTGCCCGGACTGCGGCGCGTGGAGCTCGCTGGTGGAGGAGACGGAAGCGAAGGTGGACGACAAGCGCCCGGCGTGGGGCGCTTCGGGCGGGGCGACGCGGCCGGTGCTGCTCAAGGAGGTGAGCGGCGAGACGGAGACGCGCCGCCGCACGGGCATCGCCGAGTTCGACCGGGTGCTGGGCGGCGGCGTGGTGGGCGGCTCGCTGGTGCTGCTGGGCGGAGACCCGGGCATCGGCAAGTCCACGCTGCTCCTGGCGGCGCTGGACAAGCTGGCGCGCCACGGGCCGGTGCTCTACGTGTCGGGTGAGGAGAGCCTGCGGCAGACGAAGATGCGCGCCGAGCGGCTTCGGGTGGAGGGCGACGCCATCCACCTGTTCGCGGAGACGGACGCGGAGCGGGTGCTGGCGGCGACGGAGGCGCTGAAGCCGCAGGCGCTGGTGGTGGACTCCATCCAGACCATGTACCTGCCGGAATTGGGCAACGCGCCGGGCAGCATCACCCAGGTGCGCGAGGTGGCGGGCCGGCTGATGGCGTACGCCAAGCGCTCGGGGGTGCCCACCTTCCTGGTGGGCCACGTGACGAAGGAGGGCTCCATCGCGGGCCCGCGCGTGCTGGAGCACATGGTGGACACCGTCCTCTACTTCGAGGGCGAGCGGGGGCACCCGTTCCGAATCCTGCGGGCGCACAAGAACCGCTTCGGCTCCACCAACGAGATTGGCGTCTTCGAGATGAAGGGCGCGGGGCTGGTGGAGGTGGCGGACCCGTCCGCGCTCTTCCTGTCGGAGCGGCCGGTGGGCAAGTCCGGCAGCGTGGTGACGAGCACGCTGAACGGCACGCGGCCGCTGCTGGTGGAGGTCCAGGCGCTGGTGGCGCCCACGGGCTACGGCACCGCGCGGCGCACGGCCATCGGCGTGGACGGCAACCGGGTGGCGCTGCTGGCGGCGGTGCTGGAGAAGAAGGAGGAGATTCCGCTGGTGGGCTGCGACTTGTTCGTCAACGTGGCGGGCGGCATGCAGCTCAACGAGCCGGCGTGTGACCTCGCGGTGTGCGCGGCGCTGGTGAGCAGCCTGCAGAACCGGCCGCTGGACGCGAAGACGCTGGTGCTGGGCGAGGTGGGCCTGGCGGGCGAGGTGCGCGCGGTGGGCCAGGTGGAGCCGCGACTGGCGGAGGCCGCGAAGATGGGCTTCCAGCGCGTGGTGATGCCGGCGGGCAGCGCACGGCGGCTGGAGAAGGGCGCCTCCAAGATGCAGGTGGTGGGCGTGGAGACGCTCGGCGAGGCGCTGTCGGCGATGTTCGACTGA